One genomic window of Agrobacterium vitis includes the following:
- a CDS encoding GlsB/YeaQ/YmgE family stress response membrane protein, which yields MSNESLLVFLLVGALAGWLAGLVVRGGGFGLIGDILVGIIGAFIAGWLFPRLGFSLGTGIVRAIVNATVGAILLLLLLRLVRRA from the coding sequence ATGTCGAATGAGAGCCTGCTTGTATTTCTTCTTGTTGGCGCCCTTGCTGGATGGCTTGCCGGTCTGGTGGTACGTGGTGGCGGCTTTGGTCTGATCGGAGATATCCTTGTCGGCATCATCGGCGCGTTCATCGCGGGATGGCTCTTCCCCCGCCTCGGTTTCAGCCTGGGTACGGGCATCGTCAGAGCGATTGTCAACGCTACGGTCGGGGCGATCCTCCTTCTGCTGCTCCTCAGGCTCGTGCGCCGGGCGTAA
- a CDS encoding isoaspartyl peptidase/L-asparaginase translates to MSDIKPNPIAIAIHGGCGVMNKADMPESEWEAARTDLKRALKAGWSLLQQGASALDAVEAAVMVMEDSEHFNAGHGAALNTDGDHELDASIMDGSTLEAGAIAMARTIRNPIRAARKLMHSGETVMLGASAADAFAQKSGLPMVEQSYFTTERRVKALASLKEHAKAGTAALASEAEKHGTVGAVALDSHGHLAAATSTGGFNNKPSGRIGDTAVIGAGTYARDGVVAVSGTGKGEFFIRHAVGHEIASRMQYLGENLEDACQHVVFTDLAPHHIGAGLVAVGADGSITAPYNTAGMFRGWINLDGHMVVASHDTLFEMHI, encoded by the coding sequence ATGAGCGATATCAAACCAAATCCCATTGCCATTGCGATTCACGGCGGCTGTGGCGTGATGAACAAGGCCGACATGCCGGAAAGCGAATGGGAAGCCGCCCGCACTGACCTCAAACGCGCATTAAAGGCCGGATGGAGCTTGTTGCAACAAGGCGCATCCGCTCTCGACGCTGTAGAAGCCGCCGTGATGGTGATGGAAGATTCGGAGCATTTCAACGCGGGCCATGGTGCAGCACTGAACACCGATGGCGATCACGAACTCGATGCTTCTATCATGGATGGTTCCACCCTTGAGGCCGGTGCCATTGCCATGGCACGCACGATCCGCAACCCGATTCGTGCCGCCCGCAAACTGATGCACAGCGGCGAGACCGTGATGCTGGGAGCAAGTGCTGCCGATGCCTTTGCCCAAAAATCGGGCCTGCCGATGGTGGAACAATCCTATTTCACCACCGAGCGCCGGGTCAAAGCACTGGCATCGTTGAAAGAACACGCCAAAGCCGGAACGGCAGCCCTTGCCAGCGAGGCCGAAAAGCATGGCACGGTTGGCGCTGTGGCACTGGACAGCCACGGCCACCTTGCCGCCGCAACATCCACAGGCGGCTTCAACAACAAGCCTTCAGGCCGCATTGGCGACACCGCCGTGATTGGTGCCGGAACCTATGCGCGGGATGGCGTCGTGGCAGTTTCCGGCACCGGCAAGGGTGAATTCTTCATCCGCCATGCCGTGGGCCACGAAATCGCCAGCCGCATGCAGTACTTGGGCGAAAATCTGGAAGATGCCTGCCAGCATGTGGTGTTCACCGATCTTGCCCCCCATCATATCGGAGCAGGGCTTGTCGCGGTTGGTGCAGATGGCTCCATCACAGCACCTTATAATACCGCCGGGATGTTTCGCGGCTGGATTAATCTGGATGGGCACATGGTTGTCGCAAGCCATGACACGCTGTTTGAAATGCATATCTAG
- a CDS encoding M55 family metallopeptidase: MKILISVDIEGVAGVYHPEQTRAGNGEYERARLLMADEANAAIAGAFDAGATEVFVNDSHGSFRNMPPDRLDPRARVLQGKPRYLSMMSGVEFGVDGVCLIGYHSRGQGVGILAHTINSFAFSRIFLNGQELGEAGIYGALAGEYGVPVIMGSGDDVFIAENKDLFPKTVFVETKKAGGAISGVSLSPSESCLAIRAGARAAVEQARQIPKFTLAGPIAVTIETQSTRLADLFCQWPTLARTGGNQVAFEAPTVEHAVRMINSLSAMSTMLR, encoded by the coding sequence ATGAAAATTCTTATCTCCGTCGATATCGAAGGGGTCGCTGGCGTCTATCACCCGGAGCAGACCCGCGCGGGCAATGGCGAATATGAACGCGCCCGCCTGTTGATGGCCGATGAAGCCAATGCCGCCATCGCCGGGGCCTTTGATGCTGGTGCAACGGAAGTGTTTGTCAACGATTCCCACGGCTCGTTTCGCAATATGCCGCCGGATCGGCTGGACCCGCGCGCCCGCGTCCTTCAGGGCAAGCCGCGCTATCTCAGCATGATGTCTGGCGTCGAGTTTGGGGTCGATGGCGTTTGCCTGATCGGTTACCATTCCCGTGGGCAGGGTGTTGGCATTCTGGCCCATACCATCAACAGCTTTGCCTTTTCGCGGATATTCCTCAACGGTCAGGAACTGGGCGAAGCGGGCATTTATGGTGCTTTGGCGGGTGAATATGGCGTGCCAGTCATTATGGGCAGCGGCGATGATGTGTTTATTGCCGAGAACAAAGACCTGTTTCCCAAAACAGTCTTTGTGGAGACCAAAAAGGCAGGCGGTGCCATCAGCGGTGTCAGCCTGTCGCCATCGGAATCCTGCCTTGCCATTCGTGCGGGTGCGCGGGCAGCTGTGGAACAGGCGAGACAGATACCCAAATTCACGCTGGCTGGTCCCATTGCCGTGACCATCGAAACCCAATCGACGAGACTTGCCGATCTGTTTTGCCAATGGCCGACGCTTGCCCGCACCGGCGGAAATCAGGTGGCGTTCGAAGCGCCCACGGTGGAACATGCGGTGCGGATGATCAACAGCCTATCCGCCATGTCCACCATGCTGCGCTAA